In one Papio anubis isolate 15944 chromosome 11, Panubis1.0, whole genome shotgun sequence genomic region, the following are encoded:
- the GJD4 gene encoding gap junction delta-4 protein isoform X2, producing MEGVDLLGFLIITLNCNVTMVGKLWFVLTMLLRMLVIVLAGRPVYQDEQERFVCNTLQPGCANVCYDFFSPVSHLRFWLIQGVCVLLPSAVFSVYVLHRGATLAALGPRRCPEPPDTASGQRRCPGSCRERGGLEVPDFSAGYIIHLLLRTLLEAAFGALNYLLFGFLAPNKFPCTRPPCTGVVDCYVSRPTEKSLLMLFLWAVSALSFLLGLADLVCSLRRRMRRRPGPPTSPSIRKQSGAPGHPEGRPRDKEGGREQEGAPAPPVARAGGEGAGSPRVTSRVSGHTKIPDEDESEVTSSASEKLGRQLRGRPYREAAQDPRGSGSEEQPSAAPSHLAAHPSCSRLQPPDPPASSVGAPHLRARKSEWV from the exons ATGGAAGGCGTGGACTTGCTAGGGTTTCTCATCATCACACTAAATTGCAACGTGACCATGGTGG GAAAGCTCTGGTTCGTCCTCACAATGCTGCTACGGATGCTGGTGATCGTCTTGGCGGGGCGCCCCGTCTACCAGGACGAGCAGGAGAGATTTGTCTGTAACACGCTGCAGCCGGGATGCGCCAACGTTTGCTATGACTTCTTCTCCCCCGTGTCTCACCTGCGGTTCTGGCTGATCCAGGGCGTGTGCGTCCTCCTCCCCTCCGCTGTCTTCAGCGTCTATGTCCTGCACCGAGGAGCCACGCTAGCCGCGCTAGGCCCCCGCCGCTGCCCCGAACCCCCGGACACGGCCTCCGGGCAGAGACGCTGCCCGGGGTCCTGCAGGGAGCGCGGCGGCCTCGAGGTGCCCGACTTCTCGGCCGGCTACATCATCCACCTCCTCCTCCGGACCCTGCTGGAGGCAGCCTTCGGGGCCTTGAACTACCTTCTCTTTGGGTTCCTGGCCCCAAATAAGTTCCCTTGCACGCGTCCTCCGTGCACGGGCGTAGTGGACTGCTACGTGTCGCGGCCCACGGAGAAGTCCCTGCTGATGCTGTTCCTCTGGGCGGTCAGCGCACTGTCTTTCCTCCTGGGCCTTGCGGACCTGGTCTGCAGCCTGCGGCGGCGGATGCGCAGGAGGCCCGGACCCCCGACGAGCCCCTCCATCCGGAAGCAGAGCGGAGCCCCTGGCCACCCCGAGGGACGCCCGAGGGACAAGGAGGGTGGGCGGGAGCAAGAGGGGGCGCCTGCGCCCCCGGTTGCACGCGCCGGAGGGGAGGGGGCCGGCAGCCCCAGGGTTACATCCAGGGTGTCAGGGCACACGAAGATTCCGGATGAGGATGAGAGTGAGGTGACATCCTCCGCCAGCGAAAAGTTGGGCAGGCAGCTCCGGGGCAGGCCCTACCGAGAGGCCGCCCAGGACCCGAGGGGCTCAGGATCCGAGGAGCAGCCCTCAGCAGCCCCCAGCCACCTAGCGGCGCACCCTTCCTGCAGCCGCCTGCAGCCCCCTGACCCGCCTGCCAGCTCCGTTGGTGCTCCCCACCTGAGAGCCAGGAAGTCTGAGTGGGTGTGA
- the GJD4 gene encoding gap junction delta-4 protein isoform X1, with protein MHLQARMVSGDPVIFIVAGYRAHTDGKLWFVLTMLLRMLVIVLAGRPVYQDEQERFVCNTLQPGCANVCYDFFSPVSHLRFWLIQGVCVLLPSAVFSVYVLHRGATLAALGPRRCPEPPDTASGQRRCPGSCRERGGLEVPDFSAGYIIHLLLRTLLEAAFGALNYLLFGFLAPNKFPCTRPPCTGVVDCYVSRPTEKSLLMLFLWAVSALSFLLGLADLVCSLRRRMRRRPGPPTSPSIRKQSGAPGHPEGRPRDKEGGREQEGAPAPPVARAGGEGAGSPRVTSRVSGHTKIPDEDESEVTSSASEKLGRQLRGRPYREAAQDPRGSGSEEQPSAAPSHLAAHPSCSRLQPPDPPASSVGAPHLRARKSEWV; from the coding sequence GAAAGCTCTGGTTCGTCCTCACAATGCTGCTACGGATGCTGGTGATCGTCTTGGCGGGGCGCCCCGTCTACCAGGACGAGCAGGAGAGATTTGTCTGTAACACGCTGCAGCCGGGATGCGCCAACGTTTGCTATGACTTCTTCTCCCCCGTGTCTCACCTGCGGTTCTGGCTGATCCAGGGCGTGTGCGTCCTCCTCCCCTCCGCTGTCTTCAGCGTCTATGTCCTGCACCGAGGAGCCACGCTAGCCGCGCTAGGCCCCCGCCGCTGCCCCGAACCCCCGGACACGGCCTCCGGGCAGAGACGCTGCCCGGGGTCCTGCAGGGAGCGCGGCGGCCTCGAGGTGCCCGACTTCTCGGCCGGCTACATCATCCACCTCCTCCTCCGGACCCTGCTGGAGGCAGCCTTCGGGGCCTTGAACTACCTTCTCTTTGGGTTCCTGGCCCCAAATAAGTTCCCTTGCACGCGTCCTCCGTGCACGGGCGTAGTGGACTGCTACGTGTCGCGGCCCACGGAGAAGTCCCTGCTGATGCTGTTCCTCTGGGCGGTCAGCGCACTGTCTTTCCTCCTGGGCCTTGCGGACCTGGTCTGCAGCCTGCGGCGGCGGATGCGCAGGAGGCCCGGACCCCCGACGAGCCCCTCCATCCGGAAGCAGAGCGGAGCCCCTGGCCACCCCGAGGGACGCCCGAGGGACAAGGAGGGTGGGCGGGAGCAAGAGGGGGCGCCTGCGCCCCCGGTTGCACGCGCCGGAGGGGAGGGGGCCGGCAGCCCCAGGGTTACATCCAGGGTGTCAGGGCACACGAAGATTCCGGATGAGGATGAGAGTGAGGTGACATCCTCCGCCAGCGAAAAGTTGGGCAGGCAGCTCCGGGGCAGGCCCTACCGAGAGGCCGCCCAGGACCCGAGGGGCTCAGGATCCGAGGAGCAGCCCTCAGCAGCCCCCAGCCACCTAGCGGCGCACCCTTCCTGCAGCCGCCTGCAGCCCCCTGACCCGCCTGCCAGCTCCGTTGGTGCTCCCCACCTGAGAGCCAGGAAGTCTGAGTGGGTGTGA